One region of Paucibacter aquatile genomic DNA includes:
- a CDS encoding polysaccharide biosynthesis tyrosine autokinase: MSEASLGQSAADAGKELKDRSIGAIIAETRDLSADQVARVLSYQREKNVRFGEAAIALGFANADDVLFALAQQFHYPYAPEVSRNQNAELITLNQPFSAQAEFFRAVRSQLMMRVFSEQQSPRRALAVVSANQGDGKSFFAANLAVTLAQLGGRTLLVDADLRGPRQHEVFGVQSPSGLSGILAGRTEGQAIQPIKGVPGLFLLPVGITPPNPLELLERPAFGLLLRELVSKFDYVIVDTPAAELGADAVVIASRCGAAMPLARKSESKLAPFQELVAGLADASTLVTGAVLNEY, encoded by the coding sequence ATGAGCGAAGCGAGTTTGGGACAGAGCGCAGCCGATGCAGGCAAGGAACTGAAGGATCGTTCGATTGGGGCGATCATTGCCGAGACCCGCGATCTCTCTGCCGACCAAGTAGCGCGTGTGCTGAGCTACCAGCGAGAGAAGAACGTTCGCTTTGGCGAGGCTGCCATCGCTCTGGGGTTTGCCAATGCTGATGATGTGCTGTTCGCTTTGGCGCAGCAGTTTCACTACCCCTATGCGCCGGAAGTCAGCCGCAACCAGAACGCAGAGTTGATCACCCTGAATCAGCCTTTCTCAGCGCAAGCTGAGTTTTTCCGGGCCGTGCGCAGCCAGTTGATGATGCGGGTGTTCAGTGAGCAGCAATCGCCTCGCCGAGCCTTGGCCGTGGTCAGCGCCAATCAGGGCGATGGCAAGAGTTTTTTTGCTGCGAATTTGGCTGTCACTTTGGCTCAGCTGGGCGGCCGCACCTTGCTCGTTGACGCTGATCTGCGTGGGCCGCGTCAGCATGAGGTGTTCGGTGTGCAGAGCCCATCAGGCCTGTCCGGCATTCTCGCGGGTCGTACCGAGGGACAGGCCATCCAGCCGATCAAGGGCGTACCTGGTTTGTTCTTGCTACCCGTGGGCATCACGCCGCCCAATCCGCTGGAATTGCTAGAGCGTCCGGCATTCGGGTTGCTGCTGCGTGAGCTGGTGTCCAAGTTCGACTATGTGATCGTTGACACGCCTGCCGCTGAGCTGGGTGCGGACGCTGTGGTGATCGCTTCGCGCTGTGGTGCGGCCATGCCGCTCGCGCGCAAAAGCGAATCCAAGCTGGCGCCTTTCCAAGAGTTGGTGGCCGGGCTGGCTGACGCGTCCACCCTCGTCACCGGCGCGGTGTTGAACGAGTACTGA
- the epsF gene encoding chain length determinant protein EpsF — protein sequence MTFGQFIAILQARWKLAMAVLIATLLVVMGITLVMPKQYTATASFVVDAKPDPYSAMSYGTMVNPSFMTTQVDIIQSDRVAQRVVRSLKLNENPQVREQWREATGGQGSVESWLGETFQKSLDVRPSRESNVVSVSYKAVDPKFAAGLANAFVQAYLDTVLELKVDPAKQYSSFFDSRAKDARNTLEAAQIKLSAFQREKGIINADERLDIENARLSELSSQLVALQAIASESSSRNAQATGASGDRMQEVLNNPIVGSLKADLSRAEVRLQEVNARLGESHPQVMELKANIAELRIKIAEETRRITGGVGVTNAINRQRESQLRAELEAQRAKVLQMKQVRDEGIVLARDVENAQRAYDSVQARLTQSSLDSQSTQSNVSALTVASPPLEPSSPRTFLNALIAVFGGTLLGVLAAFIREVSDRRIRTVEDISASLGIAVIGVMPKPGSAKSGQLATAAAQRRVIGHSA from the coding sequence ATGACATTCGGACAATTTATCGCCATTCTGCAAGCCCGTTGGAAACTCGCGATGGCGGTGTTGATCGCAACCCTGCTTGTGGTCATGGGCATCACCCTCGTTATGCCAAAGCAATACACCGCGACTGCGAGCTTTGTGGTTGACGCAAAGCCTGATCCGTATTCCGCCATGAGCTACGGCACGATGGTGAATCCGTCTTTCATGACGACGCAGGTCGACATTATTCAAAGTGATCGAGTGGCTCAACGCGTGGTCCGATCTCTGAAGCTCAACGAGAACCCGCAGGTTCGTGAGCAATGGAGGGAGGCTACGGGCGGCCAAGGCAGCGTCGAGTCCTGGTTGGGTGAGACGTTCCAGAAGAGCCTGGACGTGCGGCCTTCGCGCGAGTCCAACGTGGTCAGTGTGTCCTACAAAGCCGTTGACCCGAAATTTGCTGCCGGGCTGGCAAATGCATTCGTACAGGCGTATTTGGACACTGTCCTGGAGTTGAAGGTCGATCCGGCCAAGCAGTACAGCAGCTTTTTCGATTCGCGCGCCAAAGACGCACGCAACACACTGGAAGCGGCGCAGATCAAGCTCAGTGCTTTTCAGCGTGAGAAGGGCATCATCAATGCTGACGAGCGCCTGGACATCGAGAATGCGCGCTTGAGCGAGCTTTCTTCGCAGCTGGTTGCTTTGCAGGCCATTGCGTCGGAGTCCAGCAGCCGTAATGCTCAAGCTACCGGTGCGTCAGGCGACCGCATGCAGGAGGTGTTGAATAACCCCATCGTGGGCAGTCTGAAGGCCGACCTGTCGCGCGCCGAAGTGCGTCTGCAGGAAGTCAACGCTCGCCTTGGTGAGAGCCATCCGCAAGTGATGGAATTGAAGGCCAACATCGCTGAACTGCGAATCAAGATTGCTGAAGAAACGCGTCGTATCACGGGTGGCGTGGGAGTCACCAATGCCATCAATCGGCAGCGAGAGTCGCAGTTGCGAGCGGAACTTGAAGCTCAGCGCGCCAAAGTATTGCAAATGAAGCAGGTGCGTGACGAAGGCATCGTGCTGGCACGTGACGTCGAGAATGCTCAGCGCGCGTACGACTCAGTCCAAGCCCGCTTGACCCAGTCCAGCCTGGACAGTCAGTCGACGCAGAGCAATGTCAGCGCCTTGACGGTGGCATCGCCGCCGCTGGAACCGTCCAGCCCGCGTACTTTCTTGAACGCTCTGATCGCGGTGTTTGGCGGCACCTTGCTTGGCGTGCTAGCAGCCTTCATTCGGGAGGTTTCAGACCGCCGCATTCGTACCGTGGAAGACATTTCCGCCAGCCTCGGTATCGCCGTGATTGGTGTCATGCCCAAACCCGGCTCGGCCAAGTCGGGTCAGTTGGCTACAGCCGCAGCACAACGTCGTGTGATCGGTCATAGCGCCTGA
- the epsE gene encoding polysaccharide export protein EpsE, with amino-acid sequence MTSSFLTFAPSRPARVAAAALALLGSLSMAASAQVQAAAAAMPGASAPAEYRLGSGDVLRITVYQNQDLTLETRVSESGVISFPLLGSIRIGGLSATQAEKLIADGLRDGNFVKNPQVTVVVLQVKGNQASVLGQVNRPGRYPIETADMRLTDLLANAGGIAVTGAEVLVLSGTRNGQPYRLEIDLPRIFAAGGREQDVLIQNGDVIWVERAPMVYIYGEVQRPGPMRLERGMTLMQSLATGGGITQRGTEKGIRVHRKGPDGKVEVLQLPMDEGLKDGDVVYVKESLF; translated from the coding sequence ATGACGTCGTCTTTCCTGACCTTCGCTCCTTCGCGCCCGGCCCGGGTGGCTGCGGCGGCCTTGGCATTGCTGGGTTCCCTGTCGATGGCTGCCTCAGCGCAGGTGCAAGCCGCGGCTGCGGCCATGCCCGGCGCCAGCGCTCCGGCTGAATATCGCCTGGGTTCGGGCGATGTGCTGCGCATCACCGTGTACCAGAATCAAGACCTGACCCTGGAAACCCGGGTGTCGGAGAGCGGCGTCATTTCCTTTCCCTTGCTGGGCAGTATCCGCATCGGTGGTCTCAGTGCCACTCAGGCCGAGAAACTGATCGCCGACGGTTTGCGCGACGGCAATTTCGTCAAGAACCCGCAAGTCACCGTGGTGGTGTTGCAGGTCAAGGGCAACCAGGCCAGCGTGCTGGGCCAGGTCAATCGCCCGGGCCGCTACCCAATCGAAACCGCCGACATGCGCCTGACCGATCTGCTGGCCAATGCCGGTGGCATCGCCGTCACTGGCGCCGAAGTGCTGGTGCTCAGCGGTACCCGCAACGGCCAACCCTACCGCCTGGAAATCGACCTGCCGCGCATCTTCGCTGCGGGCGGCCGTGAGCAGGATGTGCTGATCCAGAACGGCGACGTCATCTGGGTCGAGCGCGCCCCCATGGTCTATATCTACGGTGAAGTGCAACGCCCCGGCCCCATGCGCCTGGAACGCGGCATGACCCTGATGCAATCGCTCGCCACCGGCGGCGGCATCACCCAACGCGGCACCGAAAAAGGCATCCGCGTCCACCGCAAAGGCCCCGACGGCAAGGTCGAAGTTCTCCAGCTCCCGATGGATGAGGGTTTGAAGGATGGGGATGTTGTGTACGTTAAAGAGAGCTTGTTTTAA
- a CDS encoding EpsD family peptidyl-prolyl cis-trans isomerase, producing the protein MYLTNQENASAFKGLRVAAVAAAVVAVMLSGCGDDKKSDKASQTAAKVNKEEITVHQINFVLQRQQGLKPEQAEAASRQVLERLIEQELAVQKAQELKLDRDPRVVQQIEAAKREIIARSYVERIGESVAKPSSEEVSKYYNEKPALFKDRRIYSLQELAIEAKPEQFGQLRQKLESAKNIGEFAEYLKSNDFRFTANQAVRAAEQLPLNGLESIARMKDGDSAVTQTANGITVLFLVGSRSQPVDEARARPAIEAFLVNQRKAELVQKDLKGLREAAKIDYIGKFAEGAPGAKGAAASAPAAAATPAPTAAPVAADPVAPAASGLNAADISKGMGLK; encoded by the coding sequence ATGTACCTGACGAATCAAGAGAACGCTTCCGCTTTCAAGGGCCTGCGCGTGGCCGCGGTGGCCGCCGCCGTGGTGGCCGTGATGCTGAGTGGTTGCGGTGACGACAAGAAGTCGGACAAGGCCTCGCAAACGGCTGCCAAGGTGAACAAGGAAGAGATCACCGTTCACCAGATCAACTTCGTGCTGCAGCGCCAACAAGGCCTCAAGCCCGAACAAGCCGAAGCGGCCAGCCGCCAGGTGCTGGAGCGTCTGATCGAGCAGGAACTGGCCGTGCAAAAGGCCCAGGAGCTGAAACTGGACCGCGACCCGCGTGTCGTGCAGCAAATCGAAGCCGCCAAGCGCGAAATCATCGCCCGCTCCTACGTCGAGCGCATCGGTGAATCGGTGGCCAAGCCGAGCAGCGAAGAAGTCAGCAAGTATTACAACGAGAAACCCGCGCTGTTCAAAGACCGCCGTATTTACAGCCTGCAGGAATTGGCGATTGAAGCCAAACCCGAGCAATTTGGTCAGCTGCGTCAGAAACTCGAAAGCGCCAAGAATATTGGCGAGTTTGCCGAGTATCTGAAATCCAATGATTTCCGGTTCACCGCCAACCAGGCAGTGCGCGCCGCCGAGCAATTGCCGCTCAACGGCCTGGAGTCGATCGCCCGCATGAAGGACGGCGACTCGGCGGTCACCCAGACCGCCAATGGCATCACCGTGCTGTTCCTGGTCGGCTCGCGCAGCCAGCCGGTCGACGAGGCCCGGGCTCGCCCGGCCATCGAGGCCTTCCTGGTCAATCAGCGCAAGGCTGAGCTGGTGCAAAAGGACCTGAAGGGCCTGCGCGAAGCCGCCAAGATCGACTACATCGGCAAGTTCGCCGAGGGCGCGCCGGGTGCCAAGGGCGCCGCAGCCTCCGCCCCGGCCGCAGCCGCCACGCCGGCTCCGACGGCGGCGCCCGTGGCTGCCGATCCGGTTGCTCCGGCCGCCAGCGGTCTGAATGCCGCTGACATCTCCAAGGGCATGGGTCTCAAGTGA
- the ubiE gene encoding bifunctional demethylmenaquinone methyltransferase/2-methoxy-6-polyprenyl-1,4-benzoquinol methylase UbiE translates to MSSTHFGYQTVDEREKASHVRGVFDSVASKYDVMNDLMSMGMHRAWKAYTVAVANLKAGDRVLDIAGGTGDLSRAFAKKVGETGMVVHTDINEAMLRQGRNRLLDEGLILPTNLCDAEKLPYKAGSFDLVSVAFGLRNMTHKDVALAEMCRVLRPGGRLLVLEFSKVAAPLQKPYDWYSFKVLPKLGQMIAGDAESYRYLAESIRMHPGQQELKAMMKTAGFGHVDVHNLSAGVVALHVGIKC, encoded by the coding sequence ATGAGCAGCACCCATTTCGGCTACCAGACCGTTGACGAGCGCGAGAAGGCCAGCCATGTGCGCGGCGTGTTCGACTCGGTGGCGTCCAAGTACGACGTCATGAACGACCTGATGTCCATGGGCATGCACCGCGCCTGGAAGGCCTACACCGTGGCCGTGGCCAACCTCAAGGCCGGCGATCGGGTGCTGGACATTGCCGGCGGCACGGGCGATCTGTCGCGGGCCTTTGCCAAGAAGGTGGGCGAAACCGGCATGGTGGTGCACACCGACATCAACGAGGCCATGCTGCGCCAGGGCCGCAACCGCCTGCTCGACGAAGGCCTGATCCTGCCGACCAATCTGTGTGACGCGGAGAAGCTGCCCTACAAGGCTGGCAGTTTCGATCTGGTCAGTGTGGCGTTCGGCCTGCGCAATATGACTCACAAGGACGTGGCCCTGGCCGAGATGTGCCGGGTGCTGCGCCCGGGTGGCAGGCTGCTGGTGCTGGAGTTCTCCAAGGTGGCCGCGCCGCTGCAGAAGCCCTACGACTGGTACTCCTTCAAGGTCTTGCCCAAGCTGGGCCAGATGATTGCCGGCGACGCCGAGAGCTACCGCTACCTGGCCGAGTCCATCCGCATGCACCCGGGTCAGCAGGAGCTCAAGGCCATGATGAAGACGGCCGGCTTCGGCCATGTCGATGTGCACAACCTGAGCGCCGGGGTGGTGGCTCTGCATGTCGGCATCAAGTGCTGA
- a CDS encoding gamma-butyrobetaine hydroxylase family protein: MAGLSPKTPSPTEITVHQQSRVLEVAFSDGARFRIPFELMRVYSPSAEVQGHGPGQEVLQTGKREVQITGLEPIGHYAVRPQFSDGHDSGLFTWDYLYQLGEQQTQLWADYEARLAAAGLSRDADMAAPAPAGGHGCASHGHH; the protein is encoded by the coding sequence ATGGCCGGCCTCAGCCCCAAGACCCCCAGCCCCACCGAGATCACCGTGCACCAGCAGTCCCGCGTGCTGGAGGTGGCGTTTTCGGACGGCGCGCGCTTTCGCATCCCGTTCGAGCTGATGCGGGTCTACAGCCCCTCGGCCGAGGTGCAAGGCCATGGCCCCGGCCAGGAGGTGCTGCAGACCGGCAAGCGCGAGGTGCAGATCACCGGCCTGGAGCCGATCGGCCACTACGCCGTGCGGCCGCAGTTTTCCGATGGCCATGACAGCGGCCTGTTCACCTGGGACTATCTGTACCAGCTCGGCGAGCAGCAAACCCAGCTTTGGGCCGATTACGAAGCCCGCCTGGCCGCGGCCGGTCTGAGCCGCGATGCCGACATGGCCGCTCCGGCGCCGGCCGGCGGCCATGGCTGCGCCAGCCACGGCCATCACTGA
- a CDS encoding FAD-binding oxidoreductase, giving the protein MDRRRFLARGAAWPAVTVLGGGLAGCGGGGGGRSGGLVEPAPAPPPAPGPSPDADWDALAAQVQAQGAGQVLRPGDSGYDTRRLVANARYDALRPLGLLRCASAADVAAGLAFARRKAMPLALRGGGHSYLGASTGPGLVLDVGPMNGVRLEGEVAVVGAGATLADVYEGLISQGRCIPSGSCLSVGIAGITLGGGFGVLDRAYGLSCDALIGATVVNAEGQALVCDAGRNSDLFWALRGGGGGRFGVLTELRFQTHAVGPLLQFSASFGLDDLGAVLAAWQRWPEQGLPGSAWSQLAVSPQGGRLWGLALGAHSDVAQFSPIWQALLARINRPGLVPGALQARSYRDVLLGDCAGLSLAQCHLPAQNPEGRLGRVTMAASSDFYDQALAPEGQRALADALRARRGQGSGGVILNLMGGAIAQLSHQATAFPHRAALFSAQYGVELPPFATASAVEEGARWTHGLREQMRPWSSGRAYLNYPDASIADPLPAYHGSHLARLQQIKQAQDPSGLFKTVQGL; this is encoded by the coding sequence ATGGATCGACGGCGTTTTCTCGCCCGCGGGGCGGCTTGGCCTGCGGTAACGGTGCTGGGTGGTGGGCTGGCCGGCTGTGGCGGCGGAGGTGGCGGCCGAAGTGGAGGCCTGGTGGAGCCTGCGCCGGCGCCGCCGCCCGCACCGGGGCCCAGCCCGGATGCCGATTGGGATGCTCTGGCCGCCCAGGTGCAAGCCCAAGGTGCAGGGCAAGTCTTGCGCCCCGGCGACAGCGGCTACGACACCCGGCGCCTGGTCGCCAACGCCCGCTATGACGCTCTGCGTCCGCTGGGTCTGCTGCGCTGCGCCAGTGCGGCCGATGTGGCGGCCGGTTTGGCCTTCGCACGCCGCAAGGCCATGCCTCTGGCCCTGCGTGGCGGTGGCCACAGCTATCTGGGCGCCTCGACCGGGCCGGGCCTGGTGCTCGATGTCGGGCCGATGAACGGGGTCAGGCTGGAGGGCGAGGTGGCCGTGGTCGGCGCCGGTGCCACCCTGGCCGATGTCTACGAGGGCTTGATCAGCCAGGGCCGCTGCATCCCCTCGGGCAGCTGCCTGAGCGTGGGCATTGCCGGCATCACCCTCGGCGGTGGCTTTGGGGTGCTGGACCGGGCCTACGGCCTCAGCTGCGACGCTTTGATTGGCGCCACCGTGGTCAATGCCGAGGGTCAGGCATTGGTCTGCGATGCCGGCCGCAACAGCGATCTGTTCTGGGCCTTGCGCGGCGGCGGCGGCGGGCGCTTCGGTGTGCTGACCGAGCTGCGTTTTCAAACCCATGCGGTGGGGCCATTGCTGCAGTTCAGCGCGAGCTTCGGCCTGGACGATCTGGGGGCGGTGCTGGCCGCCTGGCAGCGCTGGCCGGAGCAAGGTTTGCCCGGCTCGGCCTGGTCGCAGCTGGCGGTGTCGCCCCAGGGTGGGCGCCTCTGGGGATTGGCATTGGGCGCACACAGCGACGTGGCGCAGTTTTCTCCGATCTGGCAGGCGCTGCTGGCGCGCATCAACCGGCCCGGCCTGGTGCCGGGCGCTCTGCAGGCGCGCAGCTACCGGGATGTCTTGCTCGGCGATTGCGCCGGCCTGAGCCTGGCGCAATGCCATCTGCCAGCGCAGAACCCGGAGGGGCGCCTCGGTCGCGTGACCATGGCGGCCAGCTCGGACTTTTACGACCAAGCCCTAGCGCCCGAGGGCCAGCGGGCCTTGGCGGACGCCTTGCGTGCGCGGCGCGGCCAGGGTTCGGGCGGTGTGATCCTGAATCTGATGGGTGGGGCCATCGCCCAGCTTTCACATCAGGCCACGGCATTTCCGCACCGTGCGGCCTTGTTCAGCGCCCAGTACGGGGTGGAGCTGCCGCCTTTCGCCACCGCCTCGGCGGTGGAGGAGGGGGCCCGTTGGACCCACGGCCTGCGCGAGCAGATGCGGCCCTGGAGCAGCGGCCGCGCCTATCTCAATTACCCGGATGCCAGCATTGCCGACCCGCTGCCGGCCTACCATGGCAGCCATCTGGCCCGGCTTCAGCAGATCAAGCAGGCGCAGGACCCCAGCGGCCTGTTCAAGACCGTGCAAGGGCTGTGA
- a CDS encoding putative bifunctional diguanylate cyclase/phosphodiesterase, with amino-acid sequence MFLSPLQALARLRIGTRLALRSVLVLLLLTLAGLSQLERMNQLSVALNELASQRLTLLHLSEDISAQAHKTSRKLLVLISAPREQRIAAYREADAANRQIDQDLSRLGQQLRGAASRRAFAELSQALDQYRAAYGRNIDLIEAEDLNAARTMMARETEQALDQLARAADRLLELQQKDTADHAHELQDEIRKDRQWMLILGVLVVAFSGALDGVVRRSITVPLGHAEQAAQRLAAGDYSARAELQGQDEVTRVGQALNTLAAAVGERELRLRRLANTDAMTGLAQRARFLVEANEQLQQRRNQGGLASCLLCLDLDRLKTINALLGFDAGDAVIRRASSHLAEALGAQAPLARLAGGTFAALLQVRDAADAQLQAESLRRAIEQPLDWQGQRLDLSISCGAALCPEHGHEAESLLRQAEQALFESKRSKAALRFYSSGTEQARQQDLTLASDLQAALQGEQLHAYLQPKLRLGSGELEGAEALVRWKHPTRGWVPPGEFIPFAERTGRVSQLTRWMLGEALRLLAEPRMAGLHIAVNISTQDLQNGELLDFLRERLQEHDVDPQHLTLELTETGLMDSSDDPVALLHGLRTLGVRLSIDDFGTGHSSLAYLQHLPVDELKIDRSFVREVDLSPRRYELLETIARLGHSLSLTVTAEGIEREGELDAVRRVGCDQVQGFLLGRPMDFESFLAWRDAREAAAPA; translated from the coding sequence ATGTTTCTTTCGCCCCTGCAAGCCCTGGCGCGCCTGCGCATCGGTACCCGCCTGGCCCTGCGTTCCGTGCTGGTGCTCTTGCTGCTGACCCTGGCTGGGCTGAGCCAGCTGGAACGCATGAACCAGCTCTCGGTGGCCCTGAACGAGCTGGCCAGCCAGCGCCTGACCCTGCTGCATTTGTCAGAGGACATCAGCGCGCAGGCGCACAAAACCTCGCGCAAGCTGCTGGTGCTGATCAGCGCGCCGCGCGAACAGCGCATTGCGGCCTACCGCGAGGCCGACGCGGCCAACCGGCAGATCGACCAGGATCTCAGTCGCCTTGGTCAGCAATTGCGCGGTGCGGCCAGCCGTCGGGCTTTTGCAGAACTGAGCCAGGCCCTCGATCAGTACCGTGCGGCCTATGGCCGCAACATCGACCTGATCGAGGCCGAGGACCTGAACGCCGCACGCACGATGATGGCGCGTGAGACCGAGCAGGCCCTGGACCAGCTGGCTCGCGCTGCCGACCGACTGCTCGAACTCCAGCAGAAAGATACGGCCGACCATGCCCACGAGCTGCAGGACGAGATCCGTAAGGACCGCCAGTGGATGCTGATCCTGGGCGTGCTGGTGGTCGCCTTCAGCGGTGCGCTGGACGGCGTGGTGCGCCGCTCCATCACCGTGCCCCTGGGTCACGCCGAACAGGCGGCCCAGCGCCTGGCCGCCGGTGACTACAGCGCGCGCGCCGAGCTGCAGGGCCAGGACGAGGTGACCCGCGTCGGCCAGGCCCTGAACACCCTGGCGGCCGCCGTGGGCGAGCGCGAGCTGCGCCTGCGCCGCCTGGCCAACACCGATGCCATGACCGGCCTGGCCCAGCGCGCGCGCTTTCTGGTCGAGGCCAATGAGCAGCTGCAACAGCGGCGCAACCAGGGCGGCCTGGCCTCCTGCCTGCTCTGCCTGGACCTGGACCGGCTCAAGACCATCAACGCCCTGCTCGGCTTCGATGCCGGTGATGCCGTGATCCGCCGCGCCAGCAGCCATCTTGCCGAAGCCCTGGGTGCGCAAGCCCCGCTGGCCCGCCTGGCCGGCGGCACCTTCGCCGCCCTGCTGCAGGTGCGCGACGCCGCCGACGCCCAGCTGCAGGCCGAGAGCCTGCGCCGCGCCATCGAGCAGCCGCTGGACTGGCAAGGCCAGCGCCTGGACCTGTCCATCTCCTGCGGCGCCGCGCTCTGCCCCGAGCATGGTCATGAGGCCGAGTCGCTGCTGCGCCAGGCCGAGCAGGCCTTGTTCGAATCCAAGCGTTCCAAGGCGGCGCTGCGTTTCTACAGCAGCGGCACCGAGCAAGCTCGCCAGCAAGACCTGACCCTGGCGTCGGACCTGCAAGCGGCCCTGCAGGGCGAGCAGCTGCATGCCTATCTGCAGCCCAAGCTGCGCCTGGGCAGCGGCGAGCTGGAAGGCGCCGAAGCCCTGGTGCGCTGGAAGCACCCGACCCGCGGCTGGGTGCCGCCGGGCGAGTTCATCCCCTTTGCCGAGCGCACCGGCCGGGTCAGCCAGCTGACGCGTTGGATGCTGGGCGAGGCCTTGCGCTTGCTGGCTGAGCCACGCATGGCCGGCCTGCACATCGCCGTCAACATCTCCACCCAGGATCTGCAGAACGGCGAGCTGCTGGACTTTCTGCGCGAGCGCCTGCAAGAGCACGACGTCGACCCGCAACACCTGACCCTGGAGCTGACCGAAACCGGCCTGATGGACAGCAGCGACGACCCGGTGGCCCTGCTGCATGGCCTGCGCACCCTGGGCGTGCGCCTGTCGATCGACGACTTCGGCACCGGCCACTCTTCGCTGGCCTATCTGCAGCACCTGCCGGTGGATGAGCTCAAGATCGATCGATCCTTTGTGCGCGAGGTGGACCTCTCACCGCGGCGCTACGAGCTGCTGGAAACCATCGCCCGCCTGGGCCACAGCCTGAGCCTGACGGTGACGGCCGAAGGCATCGAGCGCGAGGGCGAGCTGGATGCGGTGCGCCGCGTCGGTTGTGACCAGGTGCAAGGCTTCCTGCTGGGCCGGCCGATGGACTTCGAGTCCTTCCTGGCCTGGCGAGATGCGCGCGAGGCTGCTGCTCCGGCATGA
- a CDS encoding DUF1993 domain-containing protein produces MTASTPVLHQASVPVFKQMLGGLADVLSKAEAHATARNIDPQVFLQARLFPDMFALLRQVQIACDFAKGVSARLAGAEVPSVADEEKSFAELQARIQATLAFIDGLPTEAFAEAASREVVLRPGTPKERRFAGQAYLLSYGLPQFFFHVTTAYAILRHNGVELGKKDYMGAF; encoded by the coding sequence ATGACCGCATCCACCCCCGTCCTGCACCAAGCCAGCGTGCCCGTCTTCAAGCAAATGCTGGGTGGCCTAGCCGATGTCCTGAGCAAGGCCGAGGCCCATGCCACGGCGCGCAATATCGACCCGCAAGTGTTCCTGCAGGCGCGCCTGTTCCCGGACATGTTCGCGCTGCTGCGCCAGGTGCAGATCGCCTGCGATTTCGCCAAGGGCGTGAGCGCCCGCCTGGCCGGCGCCGAGGTGCCCAGCGTGGCGGACGAGGAAAAGAGTTTTGCCGAGCTGCAGGCGCGCATCCAAGCCACTCTGGCCTTCATCGATGGCCTGCCGACCGAGGCCTTTGCCGAGGCCGCCAGCCGCGAGGTGGTGCTGCGCCCGGGCACGCCGAAAGAGCGCCGCTTCGCCGGCCAGGCCTATCTGCTGAGCTATGGTCTGCCGCAGTTCTTCTTCCACGTGACCACGGCCTACGCCATCCTGCGTCACAACGGCGTGGAGCTGGGCAAGAAGGACTATATGGGCGCCTTCTGA
- a CDS encoding sulfite exporter TauE/SafE family protein, protein MAIASGFGVGAIVGVTGVGGGSLMTPLLLSVFQLSPAVAIGTDLWFAALTKMSGSVAHARHGHVKWGLTALLLAGSIPASIATVALMHATDITKGWASTLTFSLGIALFLTALVVAFKKSWQAVGLRLERHIPESRKPALTVAAGVLLGVLVSLSSIGAGAIGATLILLLYPRLEARYIVGSDIAHAVPLTLVAGIGHATLGHVNWTLLLPLLIGSMPGIWLGAQLTRRLPDGVVRGLLCGSLLLAGWKVIH, encoded by the coding sequence ATGGCAATTGCAAGTGGATTTGGCGTCGGCGCCATCGTCGGGGTGACCGGCGTGGGCGGCGGTTCGCTGATGACGCCGCTGCTGCTGTCGGTGTTCCAGCTCAGCCCGGCCGTGGCCATCGGCACCGATCTGTGGTTCGCCGCACTGACCAAGATGTCCGGTTCGGTCGCCCACGCCCGCCACGGTCATGTGAAATGGGGCCTGACCGCCCTGTTGCTGGCTGGCAGCATCCCGGCCTCCATCGCCACCGTGGCCCTGATGCACGCCACCGACATCACCAAGGGCTGGGCCAGCACACTGACTTTTTCCCTGGGCATTGCCCTCTTCCTGACCGCCCTGGTGGTGGCCTTCAAGAAATCCTGGCAAGCCGTGGGCCTGCGCCTGGAACGCCACATCCCCGAGTCGCGCAAGCCGGCGCTGACGGTCGCGGCCGGCGTGCTGCTGGGCGTGCTGGTCTCGCTGTCCTCGATCGGTGCGGGCGCGATCGGCGCCACCCTGATCCTGCTGCTCTACCCGCGCCTGGAGGCGCGCTACATCGTCGGCAGCGACATCGCCCACGCCGTGCCCCTGACCCTGGTCGCCGGCATTGGCCATGCCACGCTGGGCCATGTCAACTGGACCTTGCTGCTGCCCTTGCTGATCGGCTCCATGCCTGGCATCTGGTTGGGTGCCCAACTGACCCGACGCCTGCCCGATGGTGTGGTGCGCGGCCTGTTGTGCGGCTCCCTGCTGCTGGCCGGCTGGAAAGTCATTCACTAA